In Pseudomonas sp. ADAK18, a single window of DNA contains:
- the hemH gene encoding ferrochelatase codes for MTDHALLLVNLGSPASTSVADVRSYLNQFLMDPYVIDLPWPVRRLLVSLILIKRPEQSAHAYASIWWDEGSPLVVLSRRLQQQMTAQWTQGPVELAMRYGEPSIESVLTRLAAQGIKKVTLAPLYPQFADSTVTTVVEEAKRVVRDKKLAIQFSILQPFYDQPEYLDALVASAKPHLQQDFDHLLFSFHGLPERHLKKLNPGHEFDGATNCCANASPQVRATCYRGQCFSVARDFAERMGLPQGKWSVAFQSRLGRAKWIEPYTEARLEALARQGVKKLLVMCPAFVADCIETLEEIGDRGLEQFREAGGEELVLVPCLNDDEQWAVALNTLCERAPVAL; via the coding sequence ATGACGGATCACGCGTTGTTACTGGTCAACCTGGGTTCACCGGCCTCCACTTCGGTGGCCGATGTGCGCAGCTACCTCAATCAATTCCTGATGGACCCTTACGTGATCGACCTGCCATGGCCGGTGCGACGGTTACTGGTGTCACTGATCCTGATCAAGCGTCCCGAGCAATCGGCCCATGCCTATGCCTCGATCTGGTGGGACGAAGGCTCGCCTCTGGTGGTCCTTAGTCGTCGCTTGCAGCAGCAAATGACGGCGCAGTGGACTCAAGGCCCGGTGGAGTTGGCGATGCGCTACGGCGAACCGTCCATTGAGAGCGTGCTGACCCGGCTGGCTGCCCAGGGCATCAAGAAAGTCACCCTGGCGCCGCTGTACCCGCAGTTTGCCGACAGCACCGTGACCACAGTGGTTGAAGAAGCCAAGCGTGTGGTACGGGACAAGAAGCTGGCGATCCAGTTTTCGATTTTGCAGCCGTTCTACGACCAGCCGGAATACCTCGACGCTCTGGTAGCCAGTGCCAAGCCACACTTGCAGCAGGACTTCGATCACCTGTTGTTCAGCTTCCATGGGCTGCCCGAGCGACACCTGAAAAAACTCAATCCGGGCCATGAGTTCGACGGTGCTACCAATTGCTGCGCCAATGCCTCGCCGCAGGTGCGAGCTACCTGTTATCGCGGTCAGTGTTTCAGCGTTGCCCGGGACTTTGCCGAGCGTATGGGTTTACCGCAGGGCAAGTGGTCGGTGGCGTTCCAATCGCGACTGGGGCGGGCGAAATGGATCGAACCCTATACCGAAGCGCGGCTGGAAGCATTGGCCCGGCAAGGGGTGAAGAAGTTGCTGGTGATGTGCCCGGCATTTGTGGCCGATTGCATCGAGACGCTGGAGGAGATAGGTGATCGCGGGCTGGAGCAGTTCCGCGAAGCGGGTGGTGAGGAGTTGGTGCTGGTGCCGTGTTTGAATGATGACGAGCAGTGGGCAGTGGCGCTCAATACCTTGTGTGAAAGAGCGCCAGTAGCGCTGTAG
- a CDS encoding DUF4198 domain-containing protein yields the protein MLPLKSLAVLGLLFATQVSAHGLWTEQRRGNIEVIYGHGAEDNAFKAQKISGAWAYDAGGKMIPVTVQRLDDHARLQPLKPPAVLAVALDNGMWSKTADNKWINQGRSKVPGAVESTQTFKYSLAIYQPGAKLPKLDQIKLLILPEVDPLTVGPGKSLPVQVLLDGKPAAGIKLIGDYRNAPNTLSTETDAEGRAQVLVRNEGLNVIAAQVEIPLKDNADVATRGLFSSLTFLGEPHHE from the coding sequence ATGCTCCCTCTCAAATCATTGGCAGTGCTGGGCCTACTGTTTGCCACCCAGGTATCGGCCCATGGCCTGTGGACCGAACAACGACGCGGCAATATCGAAGTCATCTACGGCCATGGCGCCGAGGACAATGCCTTCAAGGCCCAGAAAATCAGTGGCGCCTGGGCCTACGATGCGGGCGGAAAAATGATCCCGGTCACGGTACAACGTCTGGACGATCATGCCCGCCTGCAACCGCTCAAACCACCCGCCGTGCTGGCGGTAGCGCTGGATAACGGGATGTGGTCGAAGACTGCGGATAACAAGTGGATCAACCAGGGCCGCAGTAAAGTGCCTGGCGCGGTCGAGTCTACCCAGACCTTCAAATACAGCCTGGCGATTTACCAACCCGGGGCGAAATTGCCCAAGCTGGATCAGATCAAGCTGCTGATCCTGCCGGAAGTTGACCCTCTGACCGTAGGCCCGGGCAAATCCTTGCCGGTGCAAGTCCTGCTCGATGGCAAGCCGGCGGCGGGAATCAAGTTGATTGGCGACTACCGCAATGCACCCAACACCTTGAGCACCGAGACCGACGCTGAAGGCCGTGCCCAGGTACTGGTGCGTAATGAAGGGTTGAATGTGATTGCGGCGCAGGTGGAAATCCCGCTGAAAGATAATGCCGACGTGGCGACTCGCGGACTATTCAGTTCGCTGACGTTCCTTGGCGAACCGCACCACGAATAA
- a CDS encoding TonB-dependent siderophore receptor: protein MPSRKFAPLAGIALGLLVDPVYAEDASTVELDTISVTSEAYESATSPVKGYRATRSASATKTDTAIRDIPQSISVIPATVLKDLGSTNVERALEFAGGVSKQNNFGGLTLYEYSVRGFTTSEFYQDGFSANRGYPSTPDAANIERVEVLKGPAASLYGRGDPGGTVNIVTKKPQPEAFTTVQTSAGSWDRYRTTLDVNTPLDSEGRVLSRVNLAVEDNHSFRDHVQSKRVFVAPSFSWQLDPDTSLLVESEFVRHSSTFDRGVVAPNNRWGGVSRSTFLGEPNDGDIRNHNNRLQATLEHHLNDAWKLRLASHYKQGSLWGDASESRALNADGHTINRRYRERSTGWHDSITQLELRGLFDIGSWQHELLIGTEYEDYRKKERVTAIGGSNYAIDIYKPIYGQPKPNGERSGTDFYEHVKSQALNLQDQIVFSDRLRGMIGARFEHFEQRTDDYARNHAKSRQTHDVLTQRAGLLYQLTPQMGVFANASTSFKPNNGLDAGGKSFKPEEGVGYEVGIKSELFDDRLSTTLAAFHIEKENVLARDPATDTDRAMGKARSQGFDLQLTGKLTDAVRVIGAFAYIDAEVTKGDKTIPSGSQILGVAKRSGSLLGVYEFQDGLLRGSDLGAAFTYVGDRSGEAGGSFELPAYHTVDLLAHYKASDNVTVGLNLNNLFDEKYYERSYSNYWVMPGEPRNFTVSLTLNL, encoded by the coding sequence ATGCCGTCTCGAAAATTTGCACCCTTGGCCGGAATCGCCTTGGGTTTGCTGGTGGACCCGGTCTACGCCGAAGACGCCTCCACCGTTGAACTGGACACCATCAGCGTCACCAGTGAGGCATACGAATCCGCCACCAGTCCCGTTAAAGGCTATCGCGCCACTCGTTCCGCCAGCGCCACCAAAACTGACACCGCCATACGCGACATCCCACAGTCCATCAGCGTAATTCCCGCCACGGTGCTTAAAGACCTGGGCAGTACCAACGTCGAACGCGCCCTGGAATTTGCCGGCGGCGTGTCCAAGCAGAACAACTTCGGCGGCCTGACTCTTTACGAATACAGCGTGCGCGGGTTCACCACCTCGGAGTTCTACCAGGACGGTTTCAGCGCCAACCGCGGCTACCCGAGCACCCCGGACGCGGCCAACATCGAACGTGTCGAGGTACTCAAGGGCCCCGCCGCCAGCCTATATGGCCGTGGTGATCCCGGCGGCACCGTGAATATCGTCACCAAGAAGCCGCAGCCCGAAGCCTTCACCACTGTGCAGACCAGCGCCGGCAGCTGGGATCGCTACCGCACCACCCTTGACGTCAACACGCCACTGGACAGCGAAGGCCGCGTGCTGTCGCGGGTCAACCTGGCAGTGGAGGACAATCACAGCTTCCGTGATCACGTGCAAAGCAAGCGGGTGTTCGTCGCACCGTCTTTCAGTTGGCAACTGGACCCGGACACCAGCCTGCTGGTGGAAAGCGAATTCGTGCGCCACAGCTCGACCTTCGACCGAGGCGTCGTCGCGCCCAACAACCGCTGGGGCGGCGTCTCCCGCTCGACCTTCCTCGGCGAACCCAACGATGGCGATATCCGCAACCACAACAACCGCCTGCAAGCGACCCTTGAGCATCACCTCAACGATGCCTGGAAGCTGCGCCTGGCCAGCCATTACAAACAAGGCAGCCTGTGGGGCGACGCCTCGGAGAGTCGCGCGCTGAATGCCGATGGTCACACCATCAACCGCCGCTACCGTGAACGCTCCACCGGTTGGCACGACAGCATTACCCAGCTGGAGCTGCGTGGCCTGTTCGACATCGGCAGTTGGCAACACGAGCTGCTGATTGGTACTGAGTACGAGGATTACCGCAAGAAAGAACGGGTGACCGCCATCGGTGGCAGCAACTACGCGATCGACATCTATAAGCCGATCTACGGCCAGCCCAAGCCCAATGGCGAGCGCTCCGGTACCGACTTCTATGAGCACGTGAAAAGCCAGGCCCTGAACCTGCAAGACCAGATCGTCTTCAGCGACCGCCTGCGGGGCATGATCGGTGCGCGCTTCGAGCACTTCGAACAACGTACCGACGACTACGCCCGCAACCACGCCAAAAGCCGACAAACCCACGATGTCCTGACTCAACGTGCCGGGTTGCTCTACCAACTGACGCCGCAAATGGGCGTGTTCGCCAACGCCTCCACCTCGTTCAAACCCAACAATGGCCTGGACGCCGGCGGTAAATCCTTCAAGCCGGAAGAAGGCGTAGGTTACGAAGTCGGCATCAAGAGCGAACTGTTCGACGACCGCCTGAGCACCACCCTCGCCGCCTTTCATATCGAAAAGGAGAACGTCCTGGCCAGGGACCCGGCTACCGACACCGACCGAGCCATGGGCAAGGCCCGCAGCCAGGGTTTTGACCTGCAACTGACCGGAAAATTGACTGATGCCGTACGGGTTATCGGCGCCTTTGCCTACATCGATGCCGAAGTCACCAAGGGCGACAAAACCATCCCCTCCGGCAGCCAGATTCTCGGCGTGGCCAAGCGCAGCGGCAGTCTGTTGGGGGTGTATGAGTTTCAGGACGGCCTGCTGCGCGGATCCGACCTCGGCGCCGCTTTCACCTACGTCGGTGATCGCTCGGGTGAAGCCGGCGGCAGCTTTGAGTTGCCGGCGTACCACACCGTCGACCTGCTGGCCCATTACAAGGCCAGCGACAACGTCACCGTGGGCCTGAACCTCAACAACCTGTTCGATGAGAAATACTACGAGCGGTCCTACAGCAACTACTGGGTCATGCCCGGGGAACCGCGCAACTTCACCGTCAGCCTGACCCTCAACCTGTAA
- the algW gene encoding Do family serine endopeptidase AlgW, translating to MLKALRFFGWPLLAGVLIAMLIIQRYPQWVGLPTFDVNLQQAPQTSAVVQGPVTYADAVVIAAPAVVNLYTTKVINKPAHPLFEDPQFRRFFGDNSPKQRRMESSLGSGVIMSPEGYILTNNHVTTGADQIVVALRDGRETLARVVGSDPETDLAVLKIDLKSLPSITIGRSESLRVGDVALAIGNPFGVGQTVTMGIISATGRNQLGLNSYEDFIQTDAAINPGNSGGALVDANGNLTGINTAIFSKSGGSQGIGFAIPVKLAMEVMKSIIEHGQVIRGWLGIEVQPLTKELAESFGLTGRPGIVVAGIFRDGPAQKAGLQLGDVILSIDGEPAGDGRKSMNQVARIKPTDKVTIQVMRNGKELKLSAEIGLRPPPAPVKEEE from the coding sequence ATGCTCAAGGCACTGCGTTTTTTTGGATGGCCATTGTTGGCTGGCGTGCTGATCGCGATGCTGATTATTCAGCGTTATCCACAATGGGTCGGCCTGCCGACCTTTGACGTCAACCTGCAACAAGCACCGCAAACCAGCGCGGTGGTACAAGGCCCGGTGACCTACGCCGATGCCGTCGTCATCGCAGCGCCTGCGGTGGTCAACCTGTACACCACCAAGGTCATCAACAAACCGGCCCATCCACTGTTTGAAGACCCGCAGTTCCGGCGTTTTTTCGGTGACAACTCGCCCAAGCAGCGACGCATGGAGTCGAGCCTGGGCTCCGGGGTGATCATGAGCCCGGAAGGCTACATCCTTACCAATAACCACGTGACCACCGGTGCAGACCAGATCGTCGTGGCCCTGCGTGACGGCCGGGAAACCCTGGCCCGCGTAGTCGGCAGTGACCCGGAAACCGACCTCGCAGTGCTGAAAATCGATTTGAAGAGCCTGCCCTCGATCACCATCGGCCGCTCCGAAAGCCTGCGGGTCGGCGACGTAGCGCTGGCCATTGGCAACCCGTTCGGCGTCGGCCAGACGGTGACCATGGGCATCATCAGCGCCACCGGGCGCAATCAGTTGGGCCTCAACAGCTACGAAGACTTTATCCAGACCGATGCGGCGATCAACCCCGGCAACTCCGGCGGTGCGCTGGTGGATGCCAACGGCAACCTGACCGGGATCAACACGGCGATCTTCTCCAAATCCGGCGGCTCCCAGGGCATCGGCTTCGCGATCCCGGTGAAGCTGGCCATGGAAGTGATGAAGTCGATCATCGAACATGGCCAGGTCATTCGTGGCTGGCTGGGGATTGAAGTGCAGCCGTTGACCAAGGAGTTGGCGGAGTCCTTTGGGCTGACCGGTCGCCCTGGCATCGTGGTCGCCGGGATCTTCCGCGACGGCCCAGCGCAGAAAGCCGGGCTGCAATTGGGTGATGTGATCCTCAGCATCGACGGCGAGCCGGCGGGTGATGGGCGCAAATCGATGAACCAGGTGGCGCGGATCAAACCCACTGACAAGGTCACCATCCAGGTCATGCGCAATGGCAAAGAGCTCAAGCTGTCGGCAGAGATCGGCTTGCGGCCGCCGCCGGCACCGGTGAAAGAAGAGGAATAA
- a CDS encoding Nif3-like dinuclear metal center hexameric protein — MAVALSTLVEEADRYLNSAKIADYCPNGLQVEGRPQVRRIVSGVTASQALLDAAVEAQADLVLVHHGYFWKGESPCITGMKQRRLKTLLKHDISLLAYHLPLDLHPDVGNNVQLARQLDITVEGPLDPDNLKIVGLVGSLAEPVSPRDFARRVQDAMGREPLLIEGSEMIRRVGWCTGGGQGYIDQAVLAGVDLYLSGEASEQTFHSARENDISFIAAGHHATERYGVQALGDYLARRFALEHLFIDCPNPI; from the coding sequence ATGGCCGTCGCCCTGAGCACCTTAGTCGAGGAAGCAGACCGCTACCTCAACAGCGCGAAAATTGCCGATTATTGCCCCAATGGCCTGCAGGTCGAGGGTCGACCCCAGGTGCGGCGCATCGTCAGCGGCGTCACGGCGAGCCAGGCGCTGTTGGACGCGGCGGTCGAAGCCCAGGCCGACCTCGTGCTGGTGCACCATGGCTATTTCTGGAAGGGCGAAAGCCCGTGCATCACCGGTATGAAGCAGCGGCGCCTGAAAACCTTGCTCAAGCACGACATCAGCTTGCTGGCCTATCACTTGCCCCTGGACCTGCACCCCGACGTCGGCAACAACGTGCAGCTTGCTCGGCAACTGGACATCACCGTCGAAGGCCCGCTGGACCCGGATAACCTTAAAATTGTCGGCCTGGTGGGCTCGCTGGCTGAGCCTGTGTCACCCCGCGACTTTGCCCGCCGCGTGCAGGACGCCATGGGCCGTGAGCCATTGCTGATTGAAGGCAGCGAGATGATCCGCCGTGTCGGCTGGTGCACGGGTGGCGGCCAGGGTTATATCGATCAGGCCGTGCTGGCCGGTGTTGACCTGTATTTAAGTGGCGAAGCGTCGGAGCAGACCTTCCACAGTGCGCGGGAAAACGACATCAGCTTCATTGCCGCCGGTCACCACGCCACTGAGCGTTATGGCGTGCAGGCGCTGGGGGATTACCTGGCCCGACGCTTTGCTCTCGAACATCTATTCATCGATTGTCCCAACCCGATCTAG
- the cysD gene encoding sulfate adenylyltransferase subunit CysD, which yields MVDKLTHLKQLEAESIHIIREVAAEFDNPVMLYSIGKDSAVMLHLARKAFFPGKLPFPVMHVDTQWKFQEMYKFRDRMVEELGLELITHVNPDGVAQGINPFTHGSAKHTDIMKTEGLKQALDKYGFDAAFGGARRDEEKSRAKERVYSFRDSKHRWDPKNQRPELWNVYNGNVNKGESIRVFPLSNWTELDIWQYIYLEGIPIVPLYFAAERDVIEKNGTLIMIDDERILEHLSDEDKARIVKKKVRFRTLGCYPLTGAVESEAETLTDIIQEMLLTRTSERQGRVIDHDGAGSMEDKKRQGYF from the coding sequence ATGGTCGACAAACTGACGCATCTGAAACAGCTGGAGGCGGAAAGCATCCACATCATCCGCGAGGTCGCCGCAGAGTTCGATAACCCGGTGATGCTCTACTCGATCGGTAAAGACTCCGCCGTGATGCTGCATCTGGCGCGCAAGGCATTTTTCCCGGGCAAGCTGCCGTTTCCGGTGATGCACGTCGACACCCAGTGGAAATTCCAGGAAATGTACAAGTTCCGCGACCGTATGGTTGAAGAGCTTGGCCTGGAGCTGATCACCCACGTCAACCCGGACGGCGTGGCGCAGGGTATCAACCCCTTCACCCACGGCAGCGCCAAGCACACCGACATCATGAAGACCGAAGGCCTGAAACAGGCCCTCGACAAGTACGGTTTCGACGCTGCTTTCGGCGGTGCCCGTCGCGATGAAGAGAAATCCCGTGCCAAAGAGCGCGTGTACTCGTTCCGCGACAGCAAACACCGCTGGGACCCGAAAAACCAGCGCCCGGAGCTGTGGAACGTCTACAACGGCAACGTCAACAAGGGCGAATCGATCCGTGTGTTCCCGCTGTCCAACTGGACCGAGCTGGATATCTGGCAGTACATCTACCTTGAAGGCATCCCGATCGTGCCGCTGTACTTCGCCGCCGAACGCGATGTGATCGAGAAGAATGGCACGCTGATCATGATTGACGACGAGCGCATTCTCGAGCACCTGTCCGACGAGGACAAAGCCCGAATCGTCAAAAAGAAAGTGCGTTTCCGTACCCTTGGCTGCTACCCGTTGACGGGCGCGGTGGAGTCCGAAGCTGAGACGCTGACGGACATCATTCAGGAAATGCTCCTGACGCGAACTTCCGAGCGCCAGGGCCGAGTCATCGATCACGATGGCGCCGGCTCCATGGAAGATAAAAAACGTCAGGGTTATTTCTAA
- the cysN gene encoding sulfate adenylyltransferase subunit CysN has product MSHQSDLISEDILAYLGQHERKEMLRFLTCGNVDDGKSTLIGRLLHDSKMIYEDHLEAITRDSKKVGTTGDDIDLALLVDGLQAEREQGITIDVAYRYFSTAKRKFIIADTPGHEQYTRNMATGASTCDLAIILIDARYGVQTQTRRHSFIASLLGIKHIVVAVNKMDINGFDQRVFESIKADYLKFAEGIAFKPSTMAFVPMSALKGDNVVNKSERSPWYTGQSLMEILETVEIANDRNYTDLRFPVQYVNRPNLNFRGFAGTLASGIVHKGDEVVVLPSGKSSRVKSIVTFEGELEHAGPGQAVTLTMEDEIDISRGDLLVHADNVPQVTDTFDAMLVWMAEEPMLPGKKYDIKRATSYVPGSITSIVHRVDVNTLAEGPASALQLNEIGRVKVSLDAAIALDGYASNRTTGSFIVIDRLTNGTVAAGMIIAQPVTHGSAAQHGKLAHVATEERAQRFGQQPATVLFSGLSGAGKSTLAYAVERKLFDMGRAVFVLDGQNLRHDLNKGLPQDRAGRTENWRRAAHVARQFNEAGLLTLAAFVAPDAEGREQAKALIGGDRLLTVYVQASPLVCAERDPQGLYAAGGDNIPGESFPYDVPLNADLVIDTQVLSLEESVKQVLELLRQRGAI; this is encoded by the coding sequence ATGTCGCATCAATCTGATTTGATCAGCGAGGACATCCTCGCCTACCTGGGCCAGCACGAACGCAAGGAAATGCTGCGCTTTCTGACCTGTGGCAACGTCGACGACGGCAAGAGCACCCTGATCGGGCGCCTGCTGCACGACTCCAAGATGATCTACGAAGACCATCTGGAAGCCATCACCCGCGATTCGAAGAAAGTCGGCACCACCGGTGACGATATCGACCTGGCATTGCTGGTCGACGGCCTGCAGGCCGAGCGTGAGCAGGGCATCACCATTGATGTTGCCTACCGCTATTTCTCCACCGCCAAGCGCAAATTCATCATCGCCGACACCCCTGGCCATGAACAGTACACCCGCAATATGGCCACCGGTGCCTCCACCTGTGACCTGGCGATCATTCTGATCGACGCCCGCTACGGCGTGCAGACCCAGACCCGTCGCCACAGCTTTATCGCCTCGTTGCTGGGCATCAAACACATCGTGGTGGCCGTCAACAAGATGGACATCAATGGCTTTGACCAACGTGTGTTCGAGTCGATCAAGGCCGATTACCTGAAGTTCGCCGAAGGTATCGCGTTCAAGCCGAGCACCATGGCGTTTGTGCCGATGTCGGCCCTCAAGGGCGACAACGTGGTGAACAAGAGCGAGCGTTCGCCTTGGTACACCGGCCAGTCGCTGATGGAGATCCTCGAAACCGTCGAGATCGCCAACGATCGCAACTACACCGACTTGCGTTTCCCGGTGCAGTACGTCAACCGTCCGAACCTGAACTTCCGTGGTTTCGCCGGTACCCTGGCCAGCGGCATCGTTCACAAGGGCGACGAAGTCGTGGTGCTGCCGTCGGGCAAGAGCAGCCGCGTCAAATCCATCGTCACCTTCGAAGGTGAACTGGAGCACGCCGGCCCCGGCCAGGCCGTGACCCTGACCATGGAAGACGAGATCGACATCTCCCGTGGCGACCTGCTGGTGCATGCCGACAATGTGCCGCAAGTGACCGACACCTTCGACGCCATGCTGGTGTGGATGGCCGAAGAACCGATGCTGCCGGGCAAGAAATACGACATCAAACGCGCCACCAGCTACGTGCCGGGTTCCATTACCAGCATTGTGCATCGCGTGGATGTGAACACCTTGGCCGAAGGGCCTGCCAGTGCCTTGCAGTTGAACGAGATCGGCCGGGTCAAGGTCAGCCTCGATGCGGCCATCGCCCTCGATGGTTACGCCAGCAACCGCACCACGGGTTCGTTCATCGTCATCGACCGTTTGACCAACGGCACCGTGGCGGCGGGCATGATCATCGCGCAGCCTGTGACTCACGGCAGCGCGGCGCAGCACGGCAAGTTGGCGCACGTTGCCACTGAAGAGCGCGCCCAGCGCTTCGGCCAGCAACCGGCTACCGTGTTGTTCAGCGGTCTGTCTGGCGCCGGCAAAAGCACCCTGGCCTACGCGGTTGAACGCAAGCTGTTCGACATGGGCCGTGCGGTGTTTGTGCTCGATGGGCAGAACCTGCGCCATGATCTGAATAAAGGTTTGCCACAGGACCGGGCCGGGCGTACCGAGAACTGGCGTCGTGCTGCTCACGTTGCGCGTCAGTTCAACGAAGCCGGCTTGCTGACGCTGGCCGCCTTCGTTGCCCCAGATGCTGAAGGTCGTGAACAGGCCAAGGCGCTGATCGGCGGCGATCGTTTGCTGACCGTGTACGTGCAGGCTTCGCCGCTGGTGTGTGCCGAGCGTGATCCGCAAGGCTTGTATGCAGCGGGCGGGGATAACATCCCGGGCGAGTCCTTCCCGTATGACGTGCCACTGAATGCCGATCTGGTGATCGACACCCAGGTGTTGTCGCTGGAAGAAAGCGTCAAGCAAGTGCTGGAGCTGTTGCGTCAGCGCGGCGCGATTTAA
- a CDS encoding acyltransferase, producing MLDFLPAAVRGVIASLLLALNTILLCSFLFIVALFKLLPFAKRFSEWLMNHTHEAWIGNNKAWMNLVRRTRWHLTGLEGLDYEHSYLVTSNHQSWVDIMVLQYVLNRRIRPLKFFLKQELIWVPVIGLAWWALGFPFMKRYTKAYLEKHPEKKGKDLETTRKTCAKFRDNPVGIFNFAEGTRFTVGKHAQQKSPFRYLLKPKAGGIAFVLDAMGEQLKSLVNVTIHYPGGRPGYWDLLCGNVKDVVVQFEEVQIPVQFIGKNYEQDGEYRLEFQGWINGLWEEKDELLAKLHTDLPGKR from the coding sequence ATGCTGGATTTTCTACCTGCCGCCGTGCGCGGGGTGATCGCCTCGCTGTTGTTGGCGTTGAACACGATCCTGCTGTGTTCGTTCCTGTTTATCGTGGCGTTGTTCAAGCTGCTGCCGTTTGCCAAGCGCTTCAGCGAATGGCTGATGAACCACACCCACGAGGCATGGATCGGTAACAACAAGGCCTGGATGAACCTGGTGCGCCGCACCCGCTGGCACCTGACCGGCCTTGAGGGGTTGGACTACGAGCATTCTTATCTGGTGACCAGTAACCACCAGAGCTGGGTCGACATCATGGTGCTGCAATACGTGCTTAACCGCCGTATCCGTCCGCTGAAGTTTTTCCTGAAGCAGGAGTTGATTTGGGTCCCGGTGATCGGTCTGGCCTGGTGGGCTTTGGGCTTCCCGTTCATGAAGCGCTACACCAAGGCCTACTTGGAAAAGCATCCGGAGAAGAAAGGCAAGGACCTGGAAACCACCCGCAAGACCTGCGCAAAGTTTCGCGACAACCCGGTGGGGATTTTCAACTTTGCCGAGGGCACTCGGTTTACCGTGGGTAAGCATGCACAGCAGAAGTCGCCGTTTCGCTATTTGCTCAAGCCCAAGGCCGGTGGCATTGCCTTTGTGCTGGATGCCATGGGTGAACAGCTGAAGTCGCTGGTGAACGTGACCATTCACTACCCTGGCGGGCGTCCCGGGTATTGGGATTTGCTGTGCGGGAATGTGAAAGACGTGGTGGTGCAGTTTGAAGAAGTGCAGATCCCTGTGCAGTTCATTGGTAAGAACTATGAGCAGGATGGGGAATATCGGTTGGAATTCCAGGGGTGGATCAATGGGTTGTGGGAGGAGAAAGACGAATTGCTCGCCAAATTGCACACAGATTTGCCAGGCAAACGGTAA